AATTCGCTGTTTATTCAACCGTTGCTCATGGAACGATATATCGGGATCGCTGAGTCCGTTGTGATGGCGGCTTTACCGTTAGAAATTGAAAGTGCGGAGCAAAAAGCGACTCGTAAGCGTTTCTTTCACACTCAGCCAAGCTCGCCCGCGGAAGCCAAAAAAGCGGCGACCGAGCTGTTCGGGAAATTTCTATTGCGAGCCTTCCGACGTTTACCAAAACCAGAAGAAGTGCAACGCTATGTCCAGCCGATCGTTGCGGCCGTGCAAAGCGGAACAGACTATGAATCAGCCGTCCGAGCGTCATTGCAAACGGTTTTGATTTCGCCCAGCTTCCTGTTGCTTAGCGAATCGGTGCGAGCGGCAGAATCGGAACCCTATCGAGCCGACGATTGGGAAATCGCAAGTCGCCTTTCCTACTTTTTGTGGGCTTCGATGCCCGATGATGAATTATTCAAATTGGCGGCGGTAGGACGCCTTCGCGATACGGCCGTTTTGAAGCAACAGGTCGCCCGCATGATCGCTGATCCTCGCGCTAACACGTTGGGATCGGTCTTTGCCTCACAATGGTTGGGTTCTCAACACTTGGGCGTTCGTATGAGACTGGATCCGATCGACAATCCATGGTGTACGGAATCGCTGATGGCCGCGATGCGGGATGAAACGTCGATGTTCTTCAACTATCTTGTGCGACAGAACCGACCGATCTCGGAGTTGGTTAACGCCGACTATACCTTTCTCAATCAGGAACTGGCTAAGCTCTACAATATCCGGGGCGTCAAGGGTCCGCAAATGAGATGGGTTAAGCTCGAGGATACCAAACGTCGGGGCGGAATTTTTGGGCAAGGAAGCTTACTGGCTGTGACTTCGGTACCGCATCGTACGAGTCCTGTGAGTCGCGGGCATTGGATCTTGGACAATGTTCTCGGAACACCGCCTCCCCCCCCCCCACCGAATGTGAGCGAATTTCCCGAAGAGATCGAAGAAAACCGGAGTCTTTCTTTCCGTGAAAAACTCGAGCTCCATCGCAGTAAGCCAAACTGTTACGCTTGTCACAGCCAGATGGATCCGCTCGGTTTCAGTTTGGAGCAATACGATTGGTTTGGCCGCTATCGAACGCGTCGTGGTCAACGACGAATTGATCCGACGGGCCGGCTTCCCAACGGCACCGAATTTCAGGGACTGGCCGGCTTGAAGCAAGTGATTGTGGAACAAAGACGTGACGATCTAGTACGTCAAATGTCGCAAAAAATGTTGTCGTACGCACTCGGAAGACAACTAGAATATTACGATGAACCCGCGATTCGCACGATTGTTGCCAAGGTGATGGCTGAAAACGATCAGATGCAAACATTGCTGCAGGAAGTTGTTCTCAGCTACCCATTTCAATACAAGATGAATCGGCCGAATCACGTGGCTACAACGGAGAAACCATGAGTTTTCACAGACCGATCAATCGTCGTACCATGTTGCGCGGCGTTGGCGGAGCAGTCTGCTTACCGTTGCTGGACGTGATGGGATCGCAATCAGCGATGGGTGCGGCGAAAGTCGAGAAGCCGGTCAGGCTATGTTATCTCTATTTCCCCAACGGCGTCGCACACGGTGCCTGGAAGCCAGAAAAAGTTGAATCGGATGGCACGCTGGCGACCTTGAATCGATGGATGAAACCGCTGGAGCCGTTCAAGTCGGACATTGTCATTCCACGAAGAATTTGGACGCCCCGTGGAAATGGTCATGGAGCAGGAACGGCCACTTGGTTGACCGGGCACGGTTACGATGGTCGAAAAATCAACGCGGGTGGTGCGTCAGCCGATCAGATTGCTGCACGAGCTACGGGTAGCAAGATGTTGTTGCCGTCGCTCGAACTTTCCATGCGTGGTGAAGGATTCTTTTCCAACAGTTTGGTCCGTAATACGATTTCGTGGTCCAATCAGTCGACGCCGGTTCCTCGAGAAACGGAACCTCGTGTGGTTTTTGATCGAATGTTTCGTGTTGGCAACAGTGCCTTGTCGGGCCAATCGGTCTTGGACGCAATCTTAGCAGACGCTCGCAGCTTGCGGCACCGGATTAGTACGGATGACCACCGTAAATTGGATGAGTACCTCGAGTCGGTACGCGCCGTTGAACGAAGGATTCAATTCGCGGATCGACAAGCCCAACGCGCGGCAGAAAACCCGGAACTAACGCAGCGTTTGGTTCGGCCCAACGCGGGAATTCCCCAAGACTATCAAGAATACATGCGATTGATGCTCGACATGATTACGCTGGCCTACTGGGCCGATGCAACTCGAGTTTCCTCATTTATGCTTGATCATGGACAAAGCAACCGCTATTTCAATTTCGTTGACGGAGTCCAGGGTACCTGGCACGCTCTATCCCATTGGAAAGATGCATCGGGTGATACGGAAGACGATGACGGTATCACATCATGGGGCTCGCCTGAAGTGAAACGTGATCAATACAACTTGGTCACGGAATGGCACCACCGGCAAATCGCCTATTTTCTCGGCCGCCTAAAACAGATCAAGGAAGCAGACGGCAGCTCGCTGTTGGATAATTCGGCCATCGTCTATGGCTCTAGCCTTGCCGACGGACACGAGCACTCTGCGAAGAACCTTCCGGTTCTTGTG
The window above is part of the Pirellulaceae bacterium genome. Proteins encoded here:
- a CDS encoding DUF1592 domain-containing protein, giving the protein MTTTQLKLVQRLLIAILIAILIPILFAGITLMSAPSAKAAVQQEEDERDREELDEEDEEEGFEEENGQLEELLEIREHLAFDLEELESTATRLKKRIAMIDEFVATVKKRVSIERQVEQAEDDGNVARVEKLDLELERLEIEIESREQIMEAEYELLEIEEGLREAREEDDEARIELLERLSEGLREVQKITKKLMPIYLNGPESAEGPLEQERAKIQTKLEKVFRSFQVLEELREAEEEADEERIDELEEKLQELRRGIDERQEDSPRAEKSEKNASVDIPNPIVVNEQTLAPYVQLDIQRDVAPLLRKYCVDCHGNDSSSGELNLEALLTESPIVKSREKWINVIEQTKNHVMPTEDGLQPDLKDRKTIVLALHHAIHNFDYSDIRDPGFEATRRLTHREYSHTVRDLFGIEIDVVDRFPDDLTATSGFDNSANSLFIQPLLMERYIGIAESVVMAALPLEIESAEQKATRKRFFHTQPSSPAEAKKAATELFGKFLLRAFRRLPKPEEVQRYVQPIVAAVQSGTDYESAVRASLQTVLISPSFLLLSESVRAAESEPYRADDWEIASRLSYFLWASMPDDELFKLAAVGRLRDTAVLKQQVARMIADPRANTLGSVFASQWLGSQHLGVRMRLDPIDNPWCTESLMAAMRDETSMFFNYLVRQNRPISELVNADYTFLNQELAKLYNIRGVKGPQMRWVKLEDTKRRGGIFGQGSLLAVTSVPHRTSPVSRGHWILDNVLGTPPPPPPPNVSEFPEEIEENRSLSFREKLELHRSKPNCYACHSQMDPLGFSLEQYDWFGRYRTRRGQRRIDPTGRLPNGTEFQGLAGLKQVIVEQRRDDLVRQMSQKMLSYALGRQLEYYDEPAIRTIVAKVMAENDQMQTLLQEVVLSYPFQYKMNRPNHVATTEKP
- a CDS encoding DUF1552 domain-containing protein; the encoded protein is MSFHRPINRRTMLRGVGGAVCLPLLDVMGSQSAMGAAKVEKPVRLCYLYFPNGVAHGAWKPEKVESDGTLATLNRWMKPLEPFKSDIVIPRRIWTPRGNGHGAGTATWLTGHGYDGRKINAGGASADQIAARATGSKMLLPSLELSMRGEGFFSNSLVRNTISWSNQSTPVPRETEPRVVFDRMFRVGNSALSGQSVLDAILADARSLRHRISTDDHRKLDEYLESVRAVERRIQFADRQAQRAAENPELTQRLVRPNAGIPQDYQEYMRLMLDMITLAYWADATRVSSFMLDHGQSNRYFNFVDGVQGTWHALSHWKDASGDTEDDDGITSWGSPEVKRDQYNLVTEWHHRQIAYFLGRLKQIKEADGSSLLDNSAIVYGSSLADGHEHSAKNLPVLVAGGGGGSIRSGREIRFRRDTSMSKLHLSLLRMVDPKIERFGETQDAMTELNG